One Streptomyces sp. NBC_00223 genomic window carries:
- a CDS encoding glycoside hydrolase family 3 N-terminal domain-containing protein, protein MPANARRFRTKTFLTLATAAACVAAVATVPAQAHDNRPTYTNPKAPIDLRVKDLLKRMTLAEKIGQMDQISVVNTQGDCQWSGGDFTESCLKNVLVKNAAGSILSGGGAGPTVNTPENWAKMVNTVQKYAVDNSRLHIPVLYGVDAVHGHNNVLGATIFPQEIGLGSTWNPSLVKDAGAATGRAVAATGIDWNFSPVADLSRDQRWGRYYETYSEDPLLAGTLAASAVDGIQHADGAKEIAATVKHFAGYSEPSNGHDRVPADVSLRYLQDTLLPSYKAAIDAGAKSVMVNSGAVNGIPATASSYLLTKVLRDKWGFQGVEISDWQDVRALQTSYHVAADYPGAIAKAVNAGLDMAMEPYDAQGWSDGLTAAVNRGLVSVKRIDQSVTRILKLKFELGLFEHPYVDASKANGRVLGADTAVARQAADESQVLLRNDGNVLPLSSSTKKIVVAGSYADDINDQAGGWTVGWQGVPDGVKLPGTTVLQGIKEAAPSGTKVVQAAGAADAVTQAKNADLTVVVVGEKAAAEGSADSPRPELSADQQALVKSLKATGKPVVTVVIAGRPLVLGDADGTQGLLMSWLPGGEGGHAVADVLFGKVNPSGRLSVSWPKDLGNEPLYYQQLPGTNAGPQSSYDAAYPFGSGLSYTSYAFGSIKADAATARTKDTLHLKVTVTNSGARAGDLVVPVYVSQPVSDVLTPATKLVAFTKVHLNAGQSRTVSLSVPPSELAVTPGDIDGAGQQQVARGDYVFSAGGQSTTVTLR, encoded by the coding sequence ATGCCAGCAAACGCTCGACGCTTCCGCACCAAAACCTTCTTAACGCTCGCCACCGCGGCCGCCTGTGTGGCGGCCGTCGCGACCGTACCGGCACAGGCTCACGACAACCGTCCGACCTACACCAACCCTAAGGCGCCCATCGACCTGCGCGTCAAGGATCTGCTGAAGCGGATGACTCTGGCCGAGAAGATCGGTCAGATGGACCAGATATCCGTGGTCAACACGCAGGGCGACTGCCAGTGGAGCGGCGGTGACTTCACCGAATCCTGCCTGAAGAACGTCCTGGTGAAGAACGCCGCCGGCTCGATCCTGTCCGGCGGCGGCGCGGGACCGACGGTCAACACGCCGGAAAACTGGGCGAAGATGGTCAACACCGTGCAGAAGTACGCGGTGGACAACAGCCGGTTGCACATTCCGGTGCTCTACGGAGTGGACGCCGTGCACGGCCACAACAACGTCCTGGGCGCCACGATCTTCCCCCAGGAGATCGGCCTCGGCTCCACCTGGAACCCCTCCCTGGTCAAGGACGCCGGCGCCGCCACCGGACGCGCGGTCGCCGCCACCGGCATCGACTGGAACTTCTCGCCCGTCGCCGACCTCTCCCGCGACCAGCGCTGGGGCCGCTACTACGAGACCTACAGCGAGGACCCGCTGCTCGCCGGCACCCTGGCCGCCTCCGCGGTGGACGGCATCCAGCACGCCGACGGCGCCAAGGAGATCGCCGCCACCGTCAAGCACTTCGCGGGCTACTCCGAGCCGTCCAACGGCCACGACCGGGTGCCCGCCGATGTCTCGCTGCGCTACCTCCAGGACACGCTGCTGCCGTCCTACAAGGCCGCCATCGACGCGGGCGCCAAGTCCGTGATGGTCAACTCCGGTGCCGTGAACGGGATTCCGGCCACCGCCTCGTCGTATCTGCTCACCAAGGTGCTCCGCGACAAGTGGGGCTTCCAGGGCGTCGAGATCAGCGACTGGCAGGACGTACGCGCCCTCCAGACCTCGTACCACGTCGCCGCCGACTACCCCGGGGCCATCGCCAAGGCCGTCAACGCGGGCCTGGACATGGCCATGGAGCCGTACGACGCCCAGGGCTGGAGCGACGGGCTCACCGCGGCGGTCAACCGCGGGCTGGTCTCCGTCAAGCGGATCGACCAGTCGGTGACGCGCATCCTGAAGCTGAAGTTCGAACTCGGCCTGTTCGAACACCCCTATGTGGACGCCTCGAAGGCCAACGGGCGGGTGCTCGGCGCCGACACCGCCGTCGCCCGGCAGGCCGCCGACGAGTCGCAGGTGCTGCTGCGCAACGACGGCAATGTGCTGCCGCTGTCGTCCTCGACGAAGAAGATCGTGGTCGCCGGTTCCTACGCCGACGACATCAACGACCAGGCCGGCGGCTGGACGGTCGGCTGGCAGGGCGTGCCCGACGGCGTGAAGCTGCCCGGCACCACCGTGCTCCAGGGGATCAAGGAAGCCGCGCCGTCCGGCACCAAGGTCGTCCAGGCCGCGGGCGCCGCCGACGCCGTCACCCAGGCCAAGAACGCCGATCTGACGGTCGTCGTGGTCGGGGAGAAGGCCGCAGCCGAAGGCAGCGCCGACAGCCCGCGGCCCGAACTGAGCGCCGACCAGCAGGCGTTGGTCAAGTCGCTGAAGGCGACCGGGAAGCCGGTGGTCACCGTCGTGATCGCCGGACGCCCGCTGGTGCTCGGCGACGCGGACGGCACCCAGGGTCTGCTGATGTCCTGGCTGCCCGGCGGCGAGGGCGGCCACGCGGTCGCCGACGTGCTCTTCGGCAAGGTCAACCCGAGCGGGCGGCTGTCCGTCTCGTGGCCGAAGGACCTGGGCAACGAGCCGCTGTACTACCAGCAGCTCCCCGGCACCAACGCCGGGCCCCAGTCCTCCTACGACGCCGCCTACCCGTTCGGCTCGGGCCTGTCGTACACCAGCTACGCCTTCGGCTCGATCAAGGCGGACGCGGCCACCGCGCGCACCAAGGACACCCTGCACCTCAAGGTGACGGTGACCAACTCGGGTGCCCGCGCGGGCGATCTGGTGGTGCCGGTCTACGTGTCGCAGCCGGTCAGCGACGTGCTGACCCCGGCCACCAAGCTGGTCGCCTTCACCAAGGTGCACCTGAACGCGGGCCAGTCCCGTACGGTCTCGCTCTCCGTACCGCCGAGCGAGCTGGCGGTCACCCCGGGCGACATCGACGGCGCGGGTCAGCAGCAGGTGGCACGCGGCGACTACGTCTTCTCGGCCGGTGGCCAGTCGACGACGGTGACGCTGCGCTGA